One stretch of Burkholderia sp. NRF60-BP8 DNA includes these proteins:
- a CDS encoding ABC transporter substrate-binding protein gives MTRPAPAFRRLPSFRFIRHALGAAAAAAALWAAPAAQAAAPLKIGYSDWPGWVAFQVALDKGWFKEAGVDVDFEWFDYSASLDAFSAGKLDAVAATNGDALVTGASGAKNVMILLTDYSAGNDMIVAKPPLRTVEALKGKKIGVELGLVDHLLLETALRKHGLKDSDVTLVNAKTNELPQVLGSSADIAAVAAWQPNAGEALKRAPGSRAIFTSADAPGLIYDAITVAPASLAARRADWAKVVKVWYRCVAYINDPKTQADAVKIMSARVGLAPAQYLPLLQGTHLLDEAAAKRVFRKGDGLDSIYGSTRNANAFNVRNAVYKQSQDVDAYIDPRFTDAR, from the coding sequence ATGACCCGTCCCGCCCCGGCGTTCCGCCGCCTGCCGTCCTTCCGTTTCATCCGCCACGCATTGGGCGCCGCCGCCGCGGCTGCCGCGTTATGGGCGGCGCCTGCCGCGCAAGCGGCCGCGCCGCTGAAGATCGGCTACAGCGACTGGCCCGGCTGGGTCGCATTCCAGGTCGCGCTCGACAAGGGCTGGTTCAAGGAGGCCGGCGTCGACGTCGATTTCGAATGGTTCGATTATTCGGCGTCGCTCGACGCGTTTTCCGCAGGCAAGCTCGACGCGGTCGCGGCGACCAACGGCGATGCGCTCGTGACGGGCGCATCCGGCGCGAAGAACGTGATGATCCTGCTGACCGACTATTCGGCCGGCAACGACATGATCGTCGCGAAGCCGCCGCTGCGCACCGTCGAGGCGCTGAAGGGCAAGAAGATCGGCGTCGAGCTCGGTTTGGTCGACCACCTGTTGCTCGAAACCGCACTGCGCAAGCACGGGCTCAAGGACAGCGACGTCACGCTCGTGAATGCGAAAACCAACGAACTGCCGCAGGTGCTCGGTTCGTCGGCAGACATCGCGGCGGTAGCCGCATGGCAACCGAACGCCGGCGAGGCGTTGAAGCGCGCGCCGGGTTCGCGCGCGATCTTCACGTCGGCGGATGCGCCGGGGCTGATCTACGATGCGATCACCGTCGCGCCGGCGAGTCTCGCCGCGCGCCGGGCCGATTGGGCGAAGGTGGTCAAGGTCTGGTATCGCTGCGTTGCGTACATCAACGATCCGAAGACGCAGGCCGACGCAGTCAAGATCATGTCGGCGCGCGTCGGGCTCGCGCCGGCACAATACCTTCCGCTGCTGCAGGGCACGCACTTGCTCGACGAAGCGGCCGCGAAGCGTGTGTTCCGCAAGGGCGACGGGCTCGATTCGATCTACGGCTCGACGCGCAATGCGAATGCGTTCAACGTGCGTAATGCCGTGTACAAGCAGTCGCAGGACGTCGACGCGTATATCGATCCGCGGTTTACCGACGCGCGTTGA
- a CDS encoding class I SAM-dependent methyltransferase, with the protein MSTSTVGHSETFDIVVWFVDNPPGVQAPESRVFPTSEQSNGARMTSYAEIYLKDFHRRRAGATRRAYGNRPARSAQAAYPSSYHALADRVPNEAMSRTVLDLACGDGPLLQILNDRGHSATKLIGIDISDGELSVARGLLPREIRLLNERAQEMSLDSGSVDYVLSHMALMLMDDIEQVVREIRRVLRNGGSFSAIVGRSFLTGKVGEVFLDIFRPIAKAQLTELRLGDVRTRSEAGWQELLTPDFVDVAFEDIEIDWTPTPEQLWLDMLDTYDADRMSEAARAQFKSELLSAFAPMQSEDGTLQTGWGLRLVQATAA; encoded by the coding sequence ATGTCTACGTCGACAGTCGGCCATTCTGAGACGTTCGACATCGTGGTCTGGTTCGTCGACAATCCGCCTGGAGTTCAGGCTCCAGAGTCACGAGTATTCCCAACTAGCGAACAATCAAATGGCGCAAGAATGACCTCGTATGCAGAAATATATTTGAAAGATTTTCACCGTCGCCGGGCAGGAGCAACGCGTCGAGCTTATGGTAATCGACCTGCACGATCTGCGCAGGCAGCATACCCCTCTTCCTATCACGCACTGGCGGATCGTGTACCGAATGAAGCGATGTCGCGGACTGTGCTCGATCTGGCATGTGGTGATGGGCCATTGCTGCAAATTCTGAACGACAGGGGACATTCGGCAACAAAGCTAATTGGCATAGACATCAGCGATGGCGAGTTAAGCGTGGCTCGGGGATTATTGCCGCGCGAAATACGGTTGCTCAACGAGCGTGCACAAGAAATGTCGCTCGATAGCGGCTCGGTAGACTACGTGCTGTCGCACATGGCTCTCATGTTGATGGACGATATCGAACAAGTTGTTCGAGAGATTCGCCGGGTATTGCGTAACGGCGGCAGCTTTTCCGCTATCGTCGGGCGGAGCTTTTTGACTGGCAAGGTCGGCGAAGTCTTTTTGGACATCTTCAGGCCAATCGCGAAGGCTCAGCTCACGGAGTTGCGACTCGGTGACGTGCGCACACGCAGTGAAGCGGGTTGGCAAGAACTACTAACGCCCGATTTTGTTGATGTGGCTTTTGAAGACATCGAAATCGACTGGACGCCTACACCCGAGCAGCTGTGGTTGGACATGCTGGATACCTACGATGCCGACCGGATGTCGGAAGCGGCGCGCGCGCAGTTCAAAAGTGAACTGTTGTCGGCGTTCGCGCCCATGCAAAGCGAAGACGGTACGTTGCAAACTGGATGGGGCTTGCGTCTTGTTCAGGCCACTGCTGCCTAG
- a CDS encoding GNAT family N-acetyltransferase, giving the protein MLDSLTLRAHTEQAGDAFDMNEHRVKLQKALEVNEVCSVRREGRLVAYAMLRPDAEACWFVGAFGTHPLHRTYSVMSELLAKIAALANERGIGEFRSHVYKTNRLSIAFHRKLGFRVTRENDKAFEFLIAVDELASKPAARRAATVASCTEKLGTLDDFRKSRTGTPVRPL; this is encoded by the coding sequence ATGCTCGACTCGCTGACGTTACGTGCCCACACAGAACAGGCGGGCGATGCCTTCGACATGAACGAGCACCGGGTAAAGCTGCAAAAAGCCTTGGAGGTCAATGAAGTATGTTCAGTGCGACGGGAGGGCAGGCTCGTTGCTTATGCAATGCTTCGACCAGACGCAGAAGCGTGCTGGTTCGTTGGCGCATTTGGTACGCACCCTCTGCACCGAACGTACAGCGTTATGAGCGAGCTACTCGCAAAGATAGCCGCTCTTGCGAACGAACGAGGAATCGGTGAGTTTAGAAGCCACGTTTACAAAACCAACCGATTGTCTATCGCTTTCCATCGCAAGCTTGGATTCCGTGTGACTCGTGAGAATGACAAGGCCTTCGAGTTCTTAATTGCGGTGGATGAATTGGCCTCAAAGCCCGCTGCTCGACGTGCCGCTACAGTGGCGTCCTGCACTGAGAAGCTCGGAACACTTGATGATTTCCGGAAGAGCCGGACTGGAACGCCCGTGCGGCCACTTTAG
- a CDS encoding ATP phosphoribosyltransferase regulatory subunit gives MARKPHKFALWKLNSGAIFIKVGAEEAIVPALWSQDTFIQKAGGSEIIGQMWAFPDKKGRACCLIPEATALFQERCSELLGRQRERMLFYIARCYRYERPQAGRYREFSQLGFEYLCPKPEAAVKRSQEVAIGFFDSLGLRYEIDDSARRGLSYYLNGRGFEMRCTELGAQQQVVGGGAYQEGAGFGIGAERLLLAMTAQGLV, from the coding sequence TTGGCAAGGAAGCCGCACAAATTCGCGCTCTGGAAACTCAATTCCGGAGCTATCTTCATTAAGGTTGGAGCGGAGGAGGCGATTGTCCCGGCGTTGTGGTCGCAAGATACATTCATTCAAAAAGCCGGGGGTAGCGAGATCATCGGCCAGATGTGGGCCTTTCCCGATAAGAAGGGACGCGCTTGCTGCCTGATTCCTGAGGCCACGGCCCTGTTCCAGGAGCGATGCAGCGAGCTGCTGGGCCGACAACGGGAGCGGATGTTGTTTTATATCGCTCGATGCTACCGCTATGAACGACCTCAAGCCGGTCGCTACCGCGAATTCTCCCAACTGGGATTCGAGTATCTCTGCCCCAAACCGGAAGCCGCAGTCAAACGCAGCCAGGAAGTAGCGATCGGCTTTTTCGATTCACTCGGCCTTCGCTATGAAATCGACGATTCGGCCCGCAGAGGCCTCAGCTACTATCTGAATGGTCGGGGCTTCGAAATGCGCTGTACCGAACTCGGAGCACAACAGCAAGTGGTTGGTGGCGGTGCATATCAGGAGGGAGCCGGTTTCGGCATCGGCGCTGAACGACTGTTGTTGGCGATGACCGCTCAAGGGCTTGTGTAG
- a CDS encoding sensor histidine kinase — protein MRLADFIVRNMEPILVQWEAFAATLLPAARNMNSIGLRDHAREILTAVAKDIATPQTREAQRLKSLGHAPEPVNAGETAAETHATLRARRGFNINQLAAEYRALRASVLRLWIDECRPGVPHLDDVIRFNEAIDQALAESVAFFTEEVEQARNLLLGMLGHDMRTPLQTILVTASYLAALNAGEEVSEAAARLIRSGARMHGLLEDLCDFNRTQLGLGINVVPRKIDLAHVLVNVVDELRAGHPDREITLDMSGDLRGEWDDQRMQQLLSNLVSNAVKYGAAGTPVRVMAEASGAEVLIEVGNNGPAIDRLTLDRIFDPLQRGADGSERTGDDAGLGLGLFIANEIAKAHRGRIDARSDRAETVFAVRLPRGV, from the coding sequence ATGCGACTTGCTGATTTCATCGTACGGAACATGGAACCGATCCTGGTGCAGTGGGAAGCGTTCGCTGCCACCCTGTTACCGGCCGCGAGGAACATGAACTCGATCGGGCTACGCGATCACGCGCGTGAGATTCTGACTGCCGTCGCCAAGGACATCGCGACGCCGCAAACGAGGGAAGCGCAACGCCTAAAATCGCTAGGGCACGCGCCCGAGCCGGTGAATGCCGGAGAGACGGCCGCCGAGACTCATGCCACCCTGCGTGCCCGGCGGGGCTTCAACATCAACCAGCTGGCAGCCGAGTATCGGGCGCTGCGCGCCAGTGTGCTGCGCCTGTGGATCGACGAGTGTCGGCCGGGCGTGCCCCATCTGGACGACGTGATTCGCTTCAACGAGGCGATCGATCAAGCGCTGGCGGAATCCGTCGCCTTTTTTACCGAAGAAGTCGAGCAGGCTCGCAACTTGCTCCTCGGCATGCTGGGCCACGACATGCGCACGCCGCTGCAGACGATCCTGGTCACGGCGTCGTATCTCGCCGCGCTCAATGCAGGGGAGGAGGTATCGGAAGCAGCCGCGCGCCTGATCAGAAGCGGCGCCCGCATGCACGGCCTTCTCGAGGATCTCTGCGATTTCAATCGAACCCAGCTCGGACTGGGCATCAACGTCGTTCCCCGCAAGATCGATCTCGCGCACGTGCTCGTCAATGTGGTGGACGAATTGCGGGCAGGTCATCCCGATCGCGAAATTACGCTCGATATGAGCGGCGATCTTCGAGGTGAATGGGACGATCAGCGAATGCAGCAACTGTTGAGTAATCTGGTGAGCAATGCCGTCAAGTACGGCGCGGCCGGGACACCGGTGCGGGTGATGGCCGAGGCGAGCGGCGCGGAAGTGCTCATCGAGGTCGGCAATAACGGCCCGGCCATCGATCGGCTCACGCTGGACCGCATCTTCGATCCGCTCCAGCGCGGAGCGGATGGTTCGGAAAGGACGGGTGACGATGCCGGCCTGGGACTCGGCTTGTTCATCGCCAACGAAATTGCCAAGGCGCATCGCGGCCGGATCGACGCGCGTTCCGATCGGGCGGAAACCGTGTTCGCGGTGCGGCTGCCGAGAGGTGTGTGA
- a CDS encoding extracellular catalytic domain type 1 short-chain-length polyhydroxyalkanoate depolymerase, producing the protein MPRKKSSLWLRPLDLFAIATGARPKKPVGRSRPAVKKATKKATPRTAKPAATVRTAGRTGSTHGARAPSAKPPPGTWLRSFHSAGPSAGRLVNHLAYALYLPVAPAATAGMPAVVMLHGCKQTAESFAAGTRMCRLAERSGFAVLFPEQAKTAHAHRCWHWHGDATQSEAAAVASLVDAIVRRHGFDRDRIYVAGMSAGAGLAAALAIRYPDRFAAVGLHSGPALAPPSSTMAAMSLMRRGIRDDPIQVLDACADVASYPGMPALVVHGALDTVVTDRNATQLGIAFARLNRLVDEHGAIRVGEQRRYAQDEADYIDYLKRGRLVVRVCVVRGLRHAWSGGDPDEPFHSATGPDATAMFWHFFRRQRRKRSA; encoded by the coding sequence ATGCCCAGGAAAAAATCCAGCCTCTGGTTGCGGCCTCTCGACCTGTTTGCCATCGCGACCGGCGCGCGCCCGAAGAAGCCGGTCGGCAGGTCGCGGCCGGCCGTCAAGAAGGCGACCAAAAAGGCCACCCCGCGGACCGCCAAGCCCGCCGCCACCGTCCGTACCGCCGGACGGACCGGCTCCACGCACGGCGCGCGCGCCCCGTCGGCCAAGCCGCCGCCCGGCACCTGGCTCCGCTCGTTTCATTCCGCCGGCCCGAGCGCCGGCCGGCTCGTGAACCATCTTGCGTACGCGCTGTATCTCCCCGTCGCCCCGGCGGCCACAGCGGGCATGCCGGCCGTCGTGATGCTGCACGGCTGCAAGCAGACCGCCGAATCGTTCGCCGCGGGCACGCGCATGTGCCGTCTCGCGGAGCGGTCCGGGTTCGCCGTGCTGTTTCCCGAGCAGGCCAAGACGGCCCATGCGCATCGCTGCTGGCACTGGCATGGCGACGCGACCCAGTCCGAAGCCGCGGCCGTCGCATCGCTGGTCGACGCCATCGTGCGGCGCCACGGCTTCGATCGCGACCGGATCTACGTGGCCGGCATGTCCGCAGGCGCCGGACTCGCCGCGGCGCTGGCGATACGGTATCCCGACCGCTTCGCGGCGGTCGGCCTGCACTCGGGCCCGGCCCTCGCGCCGCCGTCGTCGACGATGGCCGCGATGAGCCTGATGCGTCGCGGCATCCGCGACGATCCGATCCAAGTGCTCGACGCGTGCGCCGACGTCGCGTCCTATCCCGGCATGCCGGCGCTCGTCGTGCACGGCGCGCTCGACACGGTCGTGACCGACCGCAATGCGACGCAGCTCGGCATCGCGTTCGCGCGACTCAACCGGCTCGTCGACGAACACGGCGCGATCCGCGTCGGCGAGCAACGCCGCTACGCGCAGGACGAGGCGGACTACATCGATTATCTGAAGCGTGGACGGCTGGTCGTCAGGGTGTGTGTCGTTCGCGGGCTGCGGCATGCATGGAGCGGCGGAGATCCGGACGAGCCGTTCCATTCCGCCACGGGGCCGGACGCGACCGCGATGTTCTGGCATTTCTTTCGCCGTCAGCGCCGCAAGCGATCGGCGTGA
- a CDS encoding histidine kinase produces the protein MHGIYNVPLVLLSLAIATLASYTTLDLAAFISLLDDPKLKRAWLGGGAAAMGTGIWSMHFVGMLAFSLPVPLGYAWQETGASLAIAVLVSYFALNVVTRARLAWWRLCAGGALMGGGIAGMHYTGMAAMHMQPGIRYDAALFAASIGIAVIASTAALWIAQALRMQQARHATAQRIGAAVVMGIAITGMHYTAMAAAHFAPDARCGAANGVDAPWLATTVALFTMATLVVTLLVCRFDARTTFLRGMTDTLERLVRVRTSELERALHSYEQTTRMLQRTRENMAAEIDERKAAHALLEQEKDEQRRLLQALEETHDQLLQSEKLASIGQLAAGVAHEINNPIGFVSANLNTLKTWVRSLLDVITAHEAVLPQLDSATRDALTAVRRAADLDYVRDEIAMLIDESIDGALRVRRIVQDLRDFSRPASDEWSVVDLHAGLESTLNVVHNELKYKADIVRDYGDVPHVECLPSQLNQVFMNLLVNAAQAIPERGVITIRTSSDGDHVSIAISDTGAGMTPDVARRIFDPFFTTKPVGQGTGLGLSVSHGIVERHRGTIDVTSEPGRGTTFRIRLPVRRAADRTNAVALAQRA, from the coding sequence ATGCATGGCATCTACAACGTTCCGCTCGTCCTGCTGTCGCTCGCGATCGCGACGCTTGCGTCCTATACGACGCTCGACCTCGCCGCGTTCATCTCGCTGCTCGACGATCCGAAGCTCAAGCGCGCATGGCTGGGCGGCGGCGCGGCGGCGATGGGCACCGGAATCTGGTCGATGCATTTCGTCGGCATGCTCGCGTTTTCGTTGCCGGTGCCGCTCGGCTATGCATGGCAGGAAACCGGCGCATCGCTGGCGATCGCGGTGCTCGTATCGTATTTCGCGCTGAACGTCGTCACGCGCGCACGGCTCGCCTGGTGGCGGCTGTGCGCGGGCGGCGCGCTGATGGGCGGCGGGATCGCGGGCATGCATTACACGGGGATGGCCGCGATGCACATGCAGCCCGGCATTCGCTACGATGCCGCGCTGTTCGCCGCATCGATCGGCATCGCGGTGATCGCGTCGACGGCCGCACTGTGGATCGCGCAGGCGCTGCGCATGCAGCAGGCGCGCCATGCGACCGCGCAACGCATCGGCGCGGCCGTCGTCATGGGCATCGCGATTACCGGCATGCATTACACGGCGATGGCGGCCGCGCATTTCGCGCCGGATGCGCGGTGCGGCGCCGCGAACGGGGTCGACGCGCCGTGGCTCGCGACGACGGTCGCGCTGTTTACGATGGCGACGCTGGTCGTCACGCTGCTGGTGTGCCGTTTCGATGCGCGCACGACTTTCCTGCGCGGGATGACCGACACGCTCGAACGGCTCGTGCGGGTGAGAACGAGCGAACTCGAACGCGCGCTGCATAGCTATGAGCAAACGACACGGATGCTGCAACGCACGCGCGAGAACATGGCGGCCGAGATCGACGAACGCAAGGCCGCGCACGCGCTGCTCGAACAGGAGAAGGACGAACAGCGGCGTTTGCTGCAGGCGCTCGAGGAAACGCACGACCAGTTGCTGCAGTCTGAAAAGCTCGCGTCGATCGGCCAGCTCGCGGCCGGCGTCGCGCACGAGATCAACAATCCGATCGGCTTCGTCAGCGCGAACCTCAATACGTTGAAGACGTGGGTGCGCAGCCTGCTCGACGTGATCACCGCACATGAAGCCGTGCTGCCGCAGCTCGACTCCGCCACCCGCGACGCGTTGACGGCCGTGCGCCGCGCGGCGGATCTCGACTATGTCCGGGACGAGATCGCGATGTTGATCGACGAATCGATCGACGGCGCGCTACGCGTGCGGCGCATCGTGCAGGACCTGCGCGATTTCTCGCGCCCGGCCAGCGACGAATGGAGCGTGGTCGATCTCCATGCGGGCCTCGAGAGCACGCTCAACGTCGTCCACAACGAACTCAAGTACAAGGCCGATATCGTGCGCGATTACGGCGATGTCCCGCACGTCGAATGCCTGCCGTCGCAGCTGAATCAGGTTTTCATGAACCTGCTGGTCAACGCGGCGCAGGCGATTCCGGAGCGCGGCGTGATCACGATCCGCACGTCGAGCGACGGCGATCACGTGTCGATCGCGATCAGCGATACCGGCGCCGGCATGACGCCCGACGTCGCGCGGCGGATCTTCGATCCGTTCTTCACCACGAAGCCGGTCGGGCAGGGCACGGGGCTCGGACTGTCGGTATCGCACGGCATCGTCGAGCGTCATCGCGGCACCATCGACGTGACCAGCGAGCCGGGGCGCGGCACGACGTTCCGGATACGGTTGCCGGTTCGACGTGCGGCCGACCGCACGAACGCGGTCGCGCTGGCGCAACGGGCGTGA
- a CDS encoding HD domain-containing phosphohydrolase, with translation MTTSATNDANAVPLETSDSAAASGDADRAPSILLVDDEPNVLSALRRVFRPTGYDIVTADSGEAALEILASTEIDLIVSDMRMPHMSGAEFLARARGLYPDTMRILLTGYAEIASVMQAVNEGGVYRYLNKPWDDHDLLLTIEQALEQRRLRREAARLAALTEAQNEALRRFNTDLETQVRARTEELGQTVMFLEAAQSDLKSSFTAMVQVCASMIELRCGAASGHAMRVGEIARRLALAAGMSELHAQDVYFAGLLHGIGKLSLPDELLHKPLARMTTDEHRMFQEHPLRAQMVLTPVAQLHKVASIVLHQYERFNGRGTPDGLVGDAIPVGSRIVAIARDFEGLRNGEIGAPHSIEQAIDVLRSQASVRYDPQLVARFVELMRDPASLGIAASVAEIRSAQLREGMQLADDLRTHRGVLLMTKGSVMSAHQIELVRRFETREGTPFDILVLARPAGQPHAPHAGAPPA, from the coding sequence ATGACGACATCTGCAACAAACGACGCGAATGCCGTGCCGCTCGAAACGTCCGACAGCGCGGCGGCATCCGGCGACGCAGACCGTGCCCCGTCGATCCTGCTGGTCGACGACGAACCGAACGTGCTGTCGGCGCTCAGGCGTGTGTTTCGGCCCACCGGCTACGACATCGTGACCGCCGACAGCGGCGAGGCCGCGCTCGAGATCCTGGCGTCGACCGAAATCGACCTGATCGTGTCCGACATGCGGATGCCGCACATGAGCGGCGCGGAATTCCTGGCGCGCGCGCGGGGGCTGTACCCGGACACGATGCGCATTTTGCTGACCGGCTATGCGGAGATCGCGTCGGTCATGCAGGCCGTCAACGAAGGCGGCGTGTATCGCTACCTGAACAAGCCGTGGGACGATCACGACCTGCTGTTGACCATCGAGCAGGCGCTGGAGCAGCGCCGTCTGCGTCGCGAAGCGGCCCGGCTGGCGGCGCTGACGGAGGCGCAGAACGAAGCGCTGCGCCGTTTCAATACGGACCTCGAAACGCAGGTGCGCGCGCGCACCGAAGAGCTTGGCCAGACGGTGATGTTTCTCGAGGCGGCGCAAAGCGACCTGAAAAGCAGTTTCACGGCGATGGTCCAGGTGTGCGCGAGCATGATCGAGCTGCGCTGCGGGGCCGCGAGCGGGCATGCGATGCGGGTCGGCGAAATCGCGCGACGGCTCGCGCTGGCGGCCGGGATGAGCGAGCTGCATGCGCAGGACGTCTATTTCGCCGGGCTGCTGCACGGCATCGGCAAGCTGTCGCTGCCGGACGAATTGCTGCACAAGCCGCTCGCGCGGATGACGACGGACGAGCACCGCATGTTTCAGGAGCATCCGTTGCGTGCGCAGATGGTGCTCACGCCGGTCGCGCAGCTGCACAAGGTCGCGTCGATCGTGTTGCACCAGTACGAGCGCTTCAACGGCCGCGGCACACCGGACGGCCTGGTCGGCGACGCGATCCCGGTCGGGTCGCGGATCGTCGCGATCGCGCGCGACTTCGAAGGGCTGCGCAACGGCGAAATCGGTGCGCCGCATTCGATCGAACAGGCGATCGACGTGTTGCGCTCGCAGGCGAGCGTGCGTTACGACCCGCAACTGGTCGCGCGCTTCGTCGAGTTGATGCGGGATCCGGCGAGTCTCGGCATCGCGGCGTCCGTCGCGGAAATCCGGTCGGCTCAACTGCGCGAGGGGATGCAGCTCGCCGACGATCTGCGCACGCATCGCGGCGTGTTGTTGATGACCAAAGGCAGCGTGATGTCCGCGCACCAGATCGAGCTCGTGCGCCGCTTCGAGACGCGCGAGGGCACGCCGTTCGACATTCTCGTGCTGGCCCGTCCGGCCGGGCAGCCGCACGCACCCCACGCAGGCGCGCCGCCGGCCTGA
- a CDS encoding GNAT family N-acetyltransferase, with the protein MTPTFVPVTHADAETLVAIRIAAMRDSLERIGRFDPQRARDRFLVSFDPALCRFIEVDHSRAGFYTLRPMADHWLLDHLYIVPAHQRRGIGAAVLREILAEADAHRMPVRVGALRGSDANRFYEQHGFVRTDEAEWDIYYRREPGASTT; encoded by the coding sequence ATGACCCCGACCTTCGTCCCCGTCACGCACGCCGACGCCGAAACCCTCGTCGCGATCCGCATCGCCGCGATGCGCGACAGCCTCGAACGCATCGGCCGTTTCGATCCGCAGCGTGCGCGCGACCGGTTTCTCGTGTCGTTCGATCCGGCGCTCTGCCGTTTCATCGAAGTCGACCATTCGCGTGCGGGCTTCTACACGCTTCGGCCGATGGCGGATCACTGGTTGCTCGATCACCTGTACATCGTGCCCGCGCATCAGCGGAGGGGCATTGGCGCCGCCGTGCTGCGCGAGATCCTTGCCGAAGCCGACGCACACCGGATGCCCGTTCGCGTCGGCGCATTGCGCGGCAGCGACGCGAACCGCTTCTACGAACAGCACGGCTTCGTGCGAACCGACGAAGCGGAGTGGGACATCTACTACCGGCGCGAACCCGGTGCGTCGACGACATAG
- a CDS encoding dicarboxylate/amino acid:cation symporter: protein MNTKNKGLSLPMQMLGGLVLGAACGVFAPGFAAKLGFLSTMFGHAIKMVVMPLIFLSVTVGVFRAGRLRERLGKVALFSIGFFVCMTGLAASFGLLLNFVFRPGLGASMTHSGSMPAALASSIDWTKFLVDLIPANIVAALSAGNSLPVLVFGVIFGAALSAAPERAEPAIAVFEALLSGLFKMIQWVIAWSPLAIFAAIAQLLSAKGFAGAHSLVELLGVAYLGMAVLAVVLTIVIRVAGQSPLAVLRKVREPLILGFTTRSSEITYPLHLKKLVELGVPYGVASTILPLAYIFNRDGAVLYTALAVGYLADAYHLAWSWPLVITILILTIVTIDGAANVPSGAIVAITIVLTSIGLPADAVLLLLGVDAFFDMGRTALNVYGSTAAAAVAVRLSGSDSMAAETVTRQASA, encoded by the coding sequence ATGAACACGAAAAATAAAGGGCTTTCTCTTCCGATGCAAATGCTTGGCGGCCTCGTGCTGGGCGCTGCCTGCGGCGTGTTTGCGCCGGGCTTTGCCGCGAAGCTGGGATTTCTGAGCACGATGTTCGGCCACGCGATCAAGATGGTCGTCATGCCGTTGATCTTCCTGTCGGTCACGGTCGGGGTCTTTCGTGCGGGCAGGCTTCGCGAGCGGCTTGGCAAGGTCGCACTGTTCAGCATCGGCTTCTTCGTCTGCATGACGGGCTTGGCCGCATCGTTCGGGCTGCTGCTCAACTTCGTGTTTCGACCGGGTCTCGGGGCGAGCATGACGCACTCCGGATCGATGCCCGCGGCGCTCGCGTCCAGCATCGACTGGACGAAATTTCTCGTCGATTTGATCCCCGCCAACATCGTCGCCGCGCTTTCCGCAGGGAATTCTCTCCCGGTGCTCGTGTTCGGCGTCATTTTCGGCGCGGCATTGTCGGCTGCCCCGGAGCGTGCCGAGCCCGCGATCGCCGTTTTCGAGGCGCTGCTGTCGGGCTTGTTCAAGATGATCCAGTGGGTGATCGCATGGTCGCCGCTCGCGATCTTCGCCGCGATCGCGCAGTTGTTGTCGGCCAAGGGCTTCGCGGGCGCGCATTCGCTCGTCGAGCTGCTGGGCGTGGCCTATCTCGGCATGGCGGTGCTGGCGGTGGTACTCACCATCGTCATTCGCGTCGCCGGTCAGTCGCCGCTTGCCGTGCTCAGGAAGGTGAGGGAACCGCTGATCCTCGGTTTCACGACGCGTTCGTCCGAAATTACCTATCCGCTGCACCTGAAGAAGCTGGTCGAACTGGGCGTGCCTTACGGCGTGGCGTCCACGATCTTGCCTCTGGCATATATTTTCAATCGCGACGGCGCGGTGCTCTATACGGCCCTCGCGGTCGGCTACCTGGCCGACGCCTATCACCTTGCCTGGTCCTGGCCGCTGGTGATCACGATTCTGATCCTGACGATCGTCACCATCGACGGAGCGGCCAATGTGCCCTCCGGGGCGATCGTGGCCATCACCATCGTCCTCACGTCGATCGGCTTGCCGGCCGATGCGGTACTGCTGCTGTTGGGCGTCGACGCCTTTTTCGACATGGGGAGAACCGCCCTCAACGTCTACGGAAGCACGGCGGCAGCGGCCGTTGCGGTGAGGCTTTCCGGTTCGGACAGTATGGCCGCGGAGACCGTGACGCGTCAGGCCAGCGCGTAG